A single window of Myxocyprinus asiaticus isolate MX2 ecotype Aquarium Trade chromosome 48, UBuf_Myxa_2, whole genome shotgun sequence DNA harbors:
- the LOC127437399 gene encoding N-lysine methyltransferase setd6-like isoform X1 has product MATDVKRPKSFRVWFQIDDECCVFDPLKNFLCWCDCVNLNLSDKVYLSKEGTVAVYGMLAKEDIEEGHVVFSIPRDTLLHQGTTKIKKVLEDGKKSLESASGWVPLLLALLYEYTCPQSYWKPYLSLWPDFKMLDHPMFWSEDERDKLLKGTGIPEAVDTDLKKLQAEYNNIVLPFIKSHPDLWDPEKHNLELYKSLVAFVMAYSFQEPVEDEDEEEEKEPNPPMMVPMADMLNHVSKHNANLEYTPECLKMVAVRCIEKGEEVFNTYGQLANWQLLHMYGFAEPFPTNSNDTADIQMSSVYKAAMQETQREADQRLIKDKWNMLCEMEIVGEKGVFIFGQSGALTYNELHTTLKVLCMSVQEFEEFCENEGWEEDEEDEDDKMEQALSFDRLTALSPEWKRLLHAAAGFTLDSYSEDVDTDRRLLEDQGALAKLSSRERRALHVCYGQKNILQRLQQLTKPTS; this is encoded by the exons ATGGCGACAGACGTAAAAAGGCCAAAG TCTTTTCGTGTGTGGTTTCAGATAGATGATGAGTGCTGTGTGTTTGACCCACTGAAGAACTTCTTGTGCTGGTGTGATTGTGTGAACCTGAATCTGAGTGATAAG GTGTACCTAAGTAAAGAGGGCACAGTTGCAGTTTATGGCATGCTTGCCAAAGAGGACATTGAAGAGGGACACGTCGTGTTCTCCATACCTAGAGATACACTTCTGCATCAGGGCACCACTAAGATCAAAAAGGTGCTTGAAGATG GGAAGAAGTCTTTGGAGAGTGCATCAGGATGGGTTCCTCTTCTTCTGGCTCTTCTGTATGAGTACACATGTCCACAGTCTTACTGGAAACCATACTTGTCCCTCTGGCCAGACTTTAAGATGCTGGATCATCCCATGTTTTG gtCTGAGGATGAGCGAGATAAACTCCTTAAAGGCACTGGAATTCCTGAGGCTGTCGACACTGATCTGAAAAAACTCCAGGCGGAATATAATAACATCGTCCTTCCATTCATAAAGTCTCATCCTGACCTGTGGGACCCTGAGAAGCACAACTTGGAGCTCTACAAAAGTCTGGTAGCATTTGTCATGGCCTACAG TTTTCAGGAGCCTGTTGAGGATGAGGATGAAGAGGAAGAAAAAGAGCCCAACCCTCCAATGATGGTGCCAATGGCTGACATGCTGAATCACGTCTCCAAGCACAATGCCAATCTAGAATATACACCT GAGTGTCTGAAGATGGTGGCCGTACGGTGTATTGAAAAGGGGGAGGAGGTCTTTAACACGTACGGGCAGTTGGCAAACTGGCAGCTCCTGCACATGTACGGCTTTGCAGAGCCGTTTCCAACCAACAGCAATGACACCGCAGATATCCAGATGTCCAGTGTGTACAAAGCTGCAATGCAAG AGACACAAAGGGAGGCAGATCAGCGGCTCATAAAGGACAAGTGGAACATGTTGTGTGAAATGGAGATTGTGGGAGAAAAAGGGGTCTTCATCTTCGGCCAATCAGGCGCCCTCACTTACAATGAGCTCCATACAACACTCAAG GTCCTGTGCATGTCGGTGCAAGAATTCGAGGAGTTCTGTGAAAACGAAGGTTGGGAGGAAGATGAAGAGGACGAGGATGATAAAATGGAGCAGGCTTTGAGTTTTGACAGGCTGACGGCATTGTCACCTGAGTGGAAACGTCTATTGCATGCAGCGGCAGGCTTCACACTAGACTCTTATTCCGAGGATGTAGACACAGACAGGAGACTGTTAGAGGATCAAGGAGCTCTGGCTAAACTCAGCAGCAGGGAGAGGAGAGCTCTGCATGTGTGTTACGGTCAGAAGAATATCCTTCAACGCTTGCAGCAGCTCACCAAACCCACATCTTAA
- the LOC127437399 gene encoding N-lysine methyltransferase setd6-like isoform X2, which yields MATDVKRPKIDDECCVFDPLKNFLCWCDCVNLNLSDKVYLSKEGTVAVYGMLAKEDIEEGHVVFSIPRDTLLHQGTTKIKKVLEDGKKSLESASGWVPLLLALLYEYTCPQSYWKPYLSLWPDFKMLDHPMFWSEDERDKLLKGTGIPEAVDTDLKKLQAEYNNIVLPFIKSHPDLWDPEKHNLELYKSLVAFVMAYSFQEPVEDEDEEEEKEPNPPMMVPMADMLNHVSKHNANLEYTPECLKMVAVRCIEKGEEVFNTYGQLANWQLLHMYGFAEPFPTNSNDTADIQMSSVYKAAMQETQREADQRLIKDKWNMLCEMEIVGEKGVFIFGQSGALTYNELHTTLKVLCMSVQEFEEFCENEGWEEDEEDEDDKMEQALSFDRLTALSPEWKRLLHAAAGFTLDSYSEDVDTDRRLLEDQGALAKLSSRERRALHVCYGQKNILQRLQQLTKPTS from the exons ATGGCGACAGACGTAAAAAGGCCAAAG ATAGATGATGAGTGCTGTGTGTTTGACCCACTGAAGAACTTCTTGTGCTGGTGTGATTGTGTGAACCTGAATCTGAGTGATAAG GTGTACCTAAGTAAAGAGGGCACAGTTGCAGTTTATGGCATGCTTGCCAAAGAGGACATTGAAGAGGGACACGTCGTGTTCTCCATACCTAGAGATACACTTCTGCATCAGGGCACCACTAAGATCAAAAAGGTGCTTGAAGATG GGAAGAAGTCTTTGGAGAGTGCATCAGGATGGGTTCCTCTTCTTCTGGCTCTTCTGTATGAGTACACATGTCCACAGTCTTACTGGAAACCATACTTGTCCCTCTGGCCAGACTTTAAGATGCTGGATCATCCCATGTTTTG gtCTGAGGATGAGCGAGATAAACTCCTTAAAGGCACTGGAATTCCTGAGGCTGTCGACACTGATCTGAAAAAACTCCAGGCGGAATATAATAACATCGTCCTTCCATTCATAAAGTCTCATCCTGACCTGTGGGACCCTGAGAAGCACAACTTGGAGCTCTACAAAAGTCTGGTAGCATTTGTCATGGCCTACAG TTTTCAGGAGCCTGTTGAGGATGAGGATGAAGAGGAAGAAAAAGAGCCCAACCCTCCAATGATGGTGCCAATGGCTGACATGCTGAATCACGTCTCCAAGCACAATGCCAATCTAGAATATACACCT GAGTGTCTGAAGATGGTGGCCGTACGGTGTATTGAAAAGGGGGAGGAGGTCTTTAACACGTACGGGCAGTTGGCAAACTGGCAGCTCCTGCACATGTACGGCTTTGCAGAGCCGTTTCCAACCAACAGCAATGACACCGCAGATATCCAGATGTCCAGTGTGTACAAAGCTGCAATGCAAG AGACACAAAGGGAGGCAGATCAGCGGCTCATAAAGGACAAGTGGAACATGTTGTGTGAAATGGAGATTGTGGGAGAAAAAGGGGTCTTCATCTTCGGCCAATCAGGCGCCCTCACTTACAATGAGCTCCATACAACACTCAAG GTCCTGTGCATGTCGGTGCAAGAATTCGAGGAGTTCTGTGAAAACGAAGGTTGGGAGGAAGATGAAGAGGACGAGGATGATAAAATGGAGCAGGCTTTGAGTTTTGACAGGCTGACGGCATTGTCACCTGAGTGGAAACGTCTATTGCATGCAGCGGCAGGCTTCACACTAGACTCTTATTCCGAGGATGTAGACACAGACAGGAGACTGTTAGAGGATCAAGGAGCTCTGGCTAAACTCAGCAGCAGGGAGAGGAGAGCTCTGCATGTGTGTTACGGTCAGAAGAATATCCTTCAACGCTTGCAGCAGCTCACCAAACCCACATCTTAA
- the LOC127437399 gene encoding N-lysine methyltransferase setd6-like isoform X4 yields MACLPKRTLKRDTSCSPYLEIHFCIRAPLRSKRCLKMKSLESASGWVPLLLALLYEYTCPQSYWKPYLSLWPDFKMLDHPMFWSEDERDKLLKGTGIPEAVDTDLKKLQAEYNNIVLPFIKSHPDLWDPEKHNLELYKSLVAFVMAYSFQEPVEDEDEEEEKEPNPPMMVPMADMLNHVSKHNANLEYTPECLKMVAVRCIEKGEEVFNTYGQLANWQLLHMYGFAEPFPTNSNDTADIQMSSVYKAAMQETQREADQRLIKDKWNMLCEMEIVGEKGVFIFGQSGALTYNELHTTLKVLCMSVQEFEEFCENEGWEEDEEDEDDKMEQALSFDRLTALSPEWKRLLHAAAGFTLDSYSEDVDTDRRLLEDQGALAKLSSRERRALHVCYGQKNILQRLQQLTKPTS; encoded by the exons ATGGCATGCTTGCCAAAGAGGACATTGAAGAGGGACACGTCGTGTTCTCCATACCTAGAGATACACTTCTGCATCAGGGCACCACTAAGATCAAAAAGGTGCTTGAAGATG AAGTCTTTGGAGAGTGCATCAGGATGGGTTCCTCTTCTTCTGGCTCTTCTGTATGAGTACACATGTCCACAGTCTTACTGGAAACCATACTTGTCCCTCTGGCCAGACTTTAAGATGCTGGATCATCCCATGTTTTG gtCTGAGGATGAGCGAGATAAACTCCTTAAAGGCACTGGAATTCCTGAGGCTGTCGACACTGATCTGAAAAAACTCCAGGCGGAATATAATAACATCGTCCTTCCATTCATAAAGTCTCATCCTGACCTGTGGGACCCTGAGAAGCACAACTTGGAGCTCTACAAAAGTCTGGTAGCATTTGTCATGGCCTACAG TTTTCAGGAGCCTGTTGAGGATGAGGATGAAGAGGAAGAAAAAGAGCCCAACCCTCCAATGATGGTGCCAATGGCTGACATGCTGAATCACGTCTCCAAGCACAATGCCAATCTAGAATATACACCT GAGTGTCTGAAGATGGTGGCCGTACGGTGTATTGAAAAGGGGGAGGAGGTCTTTAACACGTACGGGCAGTTGGCAAACTGGCAGCTCCTGCACATGTACGGCTTTGCAGAGCCGTTTCCAACCAACAGCAATGACACCGCAGATATCCAGATGTCCAGTGTGTACAAAGCTGCAATGCAAG AGACACAAAGGGAGGCAGATCAGCGGCTCATAAAGGACAAGTGGAACATGTTGTGTGAAATGGAGATTGTGGGAGAAAAAGGGGTCTTCATCTTCGGCCAATCAGGCGCCCTCACTTACAATGAGCTCCATACAACACTCAAG GTCCTGTGCATGTCGGTGCAAGAATTCGAGGAGTTCTGTGAAAACGAAGGTTGGGAGGAAGATGAAGAGGACGAGGATGATAAAATGGAGCAGGCTTTGAGTTTTGACAGGCTGACGGCATTGTCACCTGAGTGGAAACGTCTATTGCATGCAGCGGCAGGCTTCACACTAGACTCTTATTCCGAGGATGTAGACACAGACAGGAGACTGTTAGAGGATCAAGGAGCTCTGGCTAAACTCAGCAGCAGGGAGAGGAGAGCTCTGCATGTGTGTTACGGTCAGAAGAATATCCTTCAACGCTTGCAGCAGCTCACCAAACCCACATCTTAA
- the LOC127437399 gene encoding N-lysine methyltransferase setd6-like isoform X3, giving the protein MLAKEDIEEGHVVFSIPRDTLLHQGTTKIKKVLEDGKKSLESASGWVPLLLALLYEYTCPQSYWKPYLSLWPDFKMLDHPMFWSEDERDKLLKGTGIPEAVDTDLKKLQAEYNNIVLPFIKSHPDLWDPEKHNLELYKSLVAFVMAYSFQEPVEDEDEEEEKEPNPPMMVPMADMLNHVSKHNANLEYTPECLKMVAVRCIEKGEEVFNTYGQLANWQLLHMYGFAEPFPTNSNDTADIQMSSVYKAAMQETQREADQRLIKDKWNMLCEMEIVGEKGVFIFGQSGALTYNELHTTLKVLCMSVQEFEEFCENEGWEEDEEDEDDKMEQALSFDRLTALSPEWKRLLHAAAGFTLDSYSEDVDTDRRLLEDQGALAKLSSRERRALHVCYGQKNILQRLQQLTKPTS; this is encoded by the exons ATGCTTGCCAAAGAGGACATTGAAGAGGGACACGTCGTGTTCTCCATACCTAGAGATACACTTCTGCATCAGGGCACCACTAAGATCAAAAAGGTGCTTGAAGATG GGAAGAAGTCTTTGGAGAGTGCATCAGGATGGGTTCCTCTTCTTCTGGCTCTTCTGTATGAGTACACATGTCCACAGTCTTACTGGAAACCATACTTGTCCCTCTGGCCAGACTTTAAGATGCTGGATCATCCCATGTTTTG gtCTGAGGATGAGCGAGATAAACTCCTTAAAGGCACTGGAATTCCTGAGGCTGTCGACACTGATCTGAAAAAACTCCAGGCGGAATATAATAACATCGTCCTTCCATTCATAAAGTCTCATCCTGACCTGTGGGACCCTGAGAAGCACAACTTGGAGCTCTACAAAAGTCTGGTAGCATTTGTCATGGCCTACAG TTTTCAGGAGCCTGTTGAGGATGAGGATGAAGAGGAAGAAAAAGAGCCCAACCCTCCAATGATGGTGCCAATGGCTGACATGCTGAATCACGTCTCCAAGCACAATGCCAATCTAGAATATACACCT GAGTGTCTGAAGATGGTGGCCGTACGGTGTATTGAAAAGGGGGAGGAGGTCTTTAACACGTACGGGCAGTTGGCAAACTGGCAGCTCCTGCACATGTACGGCTTTGCAGAGCCGTTTCCAACCAACAGCAATGACACCGCAGATATCCAGATGTCCAGTGTGTACAAAGCTGCAATGCAAG AGACACAAAGGGAGGCAGATCAGCGGCTCATAAAGGACAAGTGGAACATGTTGTGTGAAATGGAGATTGTGGGAGAAAAAGGGGTCTTCATCTTCGGCCAATCAGGCGCCCTCACTTACAATGAGCTCCATACAACACTCAAG GTCCTGTGCATGTCGGTGCAAGAATTCGAGGAGTTCTGTGAAAACGAAGGTTGGGAGGAAGATGAAGAGGACGAGGATGATAAAATGGAGCAGGCTTTGAGTTTTGACAGGCTGACGGCATTGTCACCTGAGTGGAAACGTCTATTGCATGCAGCGGCAGGCTTCACACTAGACTCTTATTCCGAGGATGTAGACACAGACAGGAGACTGTTAGAGGATCAAGGAGCTCTGGCTAAACTCAGCAGCAGGGAGAGGAGAGCTCTGCATGTGTGTTACGGTCAGAAGAATATCCTTCAACGCTTGCAGCAGCTCACCAAACCCACATCTTAA